One region of Bacteroidia bacterium genomic DNA includes:
- a CDS encoding tetratricopeptide repeat protein: MKKILIIIFTVFVSFGSFALSTTAALDSATSAYKRGEFEKSVKVYETLLSEGMESATLYYNLGNSYFRLKNIPQAILNFERAKLLSPEDEDINFNLALASGFIVDKVNPIPEFFVYTWIKSVINLFTVNQWSVISLSLFIISLLLIITFLFSGKVSMRKMFFWLGILFFLVSVLSTVIALKSRSFIVNHNAAIVMQAVSTAKSSPNDNSTDLFIIHEGTKVTITEELDDWTEIKLADGSVGWIKSKDIEKI, from the coding sequence ATGAAGAAGATTCTTATAATAATATTTACCGTTTTTGTTTCTTTTGGAAGCTTTGCTTTATCTACTACTGCTGCATTAGATTCTGCAACCTCAGCATATAAAAGAGGTGAATTTGAGAAATCGGTTAAAGTTTATGAAACCCTTCTTTCAGAAGGCATGGAGTCGGCAACATTATACTACAATTTAGGTAATTCATATTTCAGATTAAAAAATATTCCTCAGGCTATATTAAACTTTGAACGGGCAAAACTTCTCTCCCCTGAAGATGAAGATATAAATTTCAATTTAGCTCTTGCATCAGGTTTTATTGTAGATAAAGTAAATCCTATTCCAGAATTCTTCGTTTATACATGGATAAAATCGGTAATAAATTTATTTACTGTCAATCAATGGTCAGTTATAAGTTTATCATTATTTATTATTTCTCTTTTGTTAATTATTACGTTCCTTTTTTCTGGTAAAGTTTCAATGAGAAAAATGTTTTTCTGGCTTGGTATATTATTCTTTTTAGTATCAGTATTATCAACCGTTATAGCTTTAAAAAGCCGTTCGTTTATTGTTAACCATAATGCAGCAATTGTTATGCAGGCTGTTTCTACTGCTAAGAGTTCGCCAAATGATAACAGCACCGACTTATTTATAATTCACGAAGGAACAAAAGTCACAATAACCGAAGAACTCGATGACTGGACAGAAATAAAATTAGCAGATGGAAGTGTAGGCTGGATTAAATCAAAAGATATTGAAAAGATTTAA
- a CDS encoding pyrimidine/purine nucleoside phosphorylase — MFKTNEYFDGKVKSIAFNPKEGPATLGVMAPGEYEFGTSSKEFMTVVSGKLTVKLPDNSNWKDFKNGETFTIEANKKFQLKVEEETSYICYYK; from the coding sequence ATGTTTAAAACAAACGAGTATTTTGACGGAAAAGTAAAATCAATTGCTTTTAATCCTAAAGAAGGTCCTGCAACATTAGGTGTTATGGCTCCTGGAGAATATGAATTTGGAACATCTTCGAAAGAGTTTATGACAGTTGTTTCTGGAAAACTTACAGTTAAATTACCAGATAACAGTAATTGGAAAGACTTTAAAAACGGAGAAACTTTTACCATTGAGGCAAATAAAAAATTTCAGTTAAAGGTTGAAGAAGAAACTAGTTATATTTGTTATTATAAATAA
- the nifJ gene encoding pyruvate:ferredoxin (flavodoxin) oxidoreductase, giving the protein MTKTKKVITCDGNHAAAHVAYMFSELACIYPITPSSNMAENVDEWATEGRKNLFGETVKVAEMQSEAGAAGAVHGALQSGALCTTFTASQGLLLMIPNMYKIAGELLPCVFHVSARALAAQALSIFGDHSDVMATRNTGFAMLATGSVQQVMDLAPVAHLATLKTRVPFLHFFDGFRTSHEIQKIEYLDNSDIEPLLDRKLISDFRHRALNPEHPVTRGTAQNPDIYFQSREAANKFYDAVPDMVEQYMNAISKVVGREYHPFTYHGAPDAENIVIAMGSITETLAEAVDYLVSKGEKVGVISVHLYRPFSAKYFFKVLPKTVKRITVLDRTKEPGANGDPLYLDVKDIFYEKENRPMIIGGRYGLSSKDTTPAMMISVFDNLKMKEPKNHFTVGIVDDVTFHSLPMVPEIDLAPKGTFQGKFYGLGSDGTVGANKNSIKIIAEATDKYAQAYFAYDSKKSGGITTSHLRFGDQPIRSPYLVNTPDFVACHVPSYLDKYDMLKGLKKGGTFLLNSIWDEEETKKRLPNSMKKYMADNDIQFYTINATVIAEQIGLGNRTNTILQAAFFRISEVIPYDKAVEAMKYAIKKSYGSKGDKIVEMNYKSVDRGGCPVKIEVPAEWKKLDGKDNVDNSHLPDFIKNIVFPVNAMKGDDLPVSAFLGREDGTFPAGTTEYEKRGIAVNVPEWIPENCIQCNQCAYVCPHACIRPFLMTEAETKNMPAGTQILKATGKDFEQYNFRIQVSVLDCTGCGNCANICPGRKVEGAVALMMKPLGTQMAEVDRWNYFEHKVTYKKVDKFKTFKSSQFAQPLFEFSGACAGCGETPYIKLITQLYGERMIVANATGCSSIYGGSAPATPYRINRESGHGVAWANSLFEDNAEYGFGMASGIDKIRERIADRMTRLIAESKNADLNAACQEWINNKDSAEGSEAASNKVLPLLEKDKNALAKEIVDLKQYMIKKSVWIIGGDGWAYDIGFGGLDHVIASGEDVNILVVDTEVYSNTGGQSSKSTPTGAIAKFAASGKKIRKKDLGMIAMSYGYVYVAQVAMGADNGQFFRALKEAEAYKGPSIIIAYAPCINHGIVAGMGKTQIQEKLAVAAGYWSMFRYNPMLEKEGKNPFKLDSKEPDWSKFQDFLSSEVRYNSLKRLFPKEAAELFKAAEENAKWRYESYKHLVDAIVTEKTV; this is encoded by the coding sequence ATGACGAAAACAAAAAAAGTTATTACATGTGACGGAAACCATGCGGCTGCGCATGTGGCATACATGTTTAGCGAGTTGGCTTGTATTTATCCTATTACACCATCTTCAAACATGGCTGAAAATGTTGACGAATGGGCAACAGAAGGTAGAAAAAATTTATTCGGTGAAACCGTAAAAGTTGCTGAAATGCAATCTGAGGCTGGTGCTGCTGGTGCAGTTCATGGCGCTTTGCAATCTGGTGCGCTTTGTACAACTTTTACAGCATCACAGGGATTGTTGTTGATGATTCCTAATATGTATAAAATTGCCGGTGAATTATTACCATGTGTATTTCATGTTAGTGCAAGAGCATTAGCTGCTCAGGCATTATCAATTTTTGGTGATCATAGCGACGTTATGGCAACCAGAAATACAGGTTTTGCAATGTTGGCAACAGGCTCTGTTCAGCAAGTAATGGATTTGGCACCTGTAGCACATTTGGCTACATTAAAAACCAGAGTACCATTTCTTCACTTTTTTGATGGATTCAGAACATCACACGAAATTCAGAAAATAGAATATTTAGATAATAGTGATATTGAACCATTATTAGATAGAAAATTAATTTCTGATTTCCGCCACAGAGCATTAAATCCTGAGCACCCTGTAACGCGTGGTACAGCTCAGAATCCTGATATTTATTTCCAATCTCGTGAGGCTGCAAATAAATTTTATGATGCAGTTCCGGATATGGTAGAACAATACATGAATGCAATTTCAAAGGTAGTTGGAAGAGAATATCATCCATTTACTTATCATGGTGCTCCAGATGCTGAAAATATCGTTATTGCTATGGGTTCGATTACCGAAACATTAGCAGAAGCAGTTGATTATTTAGTATCAAAAGGCGAAAAAGTTGGCGTTATTTCAGTTCATTTATATCGTCCATTCTCTGCAAAATATTTCTTTAAAGTACTTCCAAAAACTGTAAAGAGAATTACTGTTCTTGATCGTACTAAAGAACCAGGTGCTAATGGTGATCCGTTGTATCTTGATGTAAAAGATATTTTCTACGAAAAAGAAAACCGTCCTATGATTATTGGTGGTCGTTATGGTTTAAGTTCAAAAGATACCACACCTGCAATGATGATTTCAGTTTTCGATAACTTGAAAATGAAAGAACCAAAAAATCATTTTACAGTAGGTATAGTTGATGATGTAACTTTCCATTCACTTCCAATGGTTCCTGAAATAGATTTAGCTCCAAAAGGAACATTTCAGGGTAAATTTTATGGATTAGGCTCAGATGGTACAGTTGGTGCAAACAAAAACTCTATTAAAATTATTGCTGAGGCTACAGATAAATATGCACAAGCTTATTTTGCTTATGATAGTAAAAAATCCGGTGGTATAACAACTTCGCATTTACGTTTTGGTGATCAGCCAATCCGTTCGCCATATTTAGTAAATACTCCTGATTTTGTAGCTTGCCATGTACCTTCATACCTTGACAAATATGATATGTTAAAAGGTTTGAAAAAAGGTGGTACATTCTTATTAAATAGTATTTGGGACGAAGAAGAAACTAAAAAACGTCTTCCAAATTCTATGAAAAAATATATGGCTGATAATGATATTCAGTTTTATACCATTAATGCTACAGTAATTGCCGAACAAATTGGATTAGGCAACAGAACTAATACTATTTTACAAGCTGCTTTCTTCAGAATTTCAGAAGTAATTCCTTATGATAAAGCTGTTGAAGCAATGAAATATGCTATTAAGAAATCTTATGGCAGCAAAGGTGATAAGATTGTTGAAATGAATTATAAATCTGTAGACAGAGGTGGATGCCCTGTTAAGATTGAAGTTCCTGCAGAATGGAAAAAGCTTGATGGAAAAGATAATGTTGATAATTCACATTTACCTGATTTTATTAAAAATATAGTTTTCCCTGTAAATGCAATGAAAGGTGATGATTTACCTGTAAGTGCATTTTTAGGTCGCGAAGATGGAACTTTCCCAGCCGGAACAACAGAATATGAAAAACGTGGTATTGCAGTAAACGTTCCTGAGTGGATTCCTGAAAATTGTATTCAGTGTAACCAGTGTGCTTATGTTTGCCCTCACGCTTGTATTCGTCCATTCTTAATGACAGAAGCTGAGACTAAAAATATGCCTGCCGGAACACAGATTTTAAAAGCTACAGGTAAAGATTTTGAGCAATATAATTTCAGAATTCAGGTAAGTGTACTTGATTGTACAGGTTGCGGTAATTGTGCAAACATTTGTCCTGGACGTAAAGTTGAAGGAGCAGTTGCATTAATGATGAAACCTTTAGGTACACAAATGGCTGAAGTAGATCGTTGGAATTATTTTGAGCATAAAGTAACATATAAGAAAGTTGATAAATTTAAAACATTTAAGAGTAGTCAGTTTGCACAACCATTATTTGAATTCTCAGGCGCATGTGCAGGTTGTGGCGAAACACCTTATATTAAATTAATAACTCAACTTTATGGCGAAAGAATGATAGTAGCAAATGCTACAGGTTGTTCATCAATTTATGGTGGATCAGCTCCTGCAACACCATACAGAATTAATCGCGAAAGTGGTCATGGAGTAGCATGGGCAAATTCACTATTTGAAGATAACGCAGAATATGGTTTTGGTATGGCTTCAGGTATTGATAAAATACGTGAAAGAATTGCCGATAGAATGACCAGATTAATTGCTGAATCTAAAAATGCTGATTTGAATGCTGCTTGTCAGGAATGGATTAACAATAAAGATAGTGCTGAAGGTTCAGAAGCTGCATCAAATAAAGTATTACCTTTATTAGAGAAAGATAAAAATGCTTTAGCTAAAGAGATTGTTGATTTAAAACAATACATGATTAAAAAATCAGTGTGGATTATTGGTGGTGATGGCTGGGCTTATGATATTGGTTTTGGTGGATTAGATCATGTTATTGCTTCTGGCGAAGATGTTAATATTTTAGTTGTTGATACCGAAGTTTATTCAAATACCGGAGGTCAATCTTCAAAATCTACACCAACAGGAGCAATTGCTAAATTTGCTGCATCAGGAAAGAAAATTCGCAAGAAAGATCTTGGAATGATTGCAATGAGTTATGGTTATGTTTATGTTGCTCAGGTTGCAATGGGAGCAGATAATGGTCAATTCTTCCGTGCTTTAAAAGAAGCTGAAGCATACAAAGGACCATCAATTATTATTGCTTATGCACCATGTATTAATCATGGTATTGTTGCCGGAATGGGTAAAACTCAGATTCAGGAAAAACTTGCTGTTGCAGCAGGTTATTGGAGCATGTTCCGTTACAATCCAATGTTAGAAAAAGAAGGTAAGAATCCATTTAAACTAGATTCAAAAGAGCCTGATTGGTCTAAATTCCAGGATTTCTTAAGTTCTGAAGTTCGTTATAACTCATTAAAACGTTTATTCCCAAAAGAAGCTGCTGAATTATTTAAAGCTGCTGAGGAAAATGCAAAATGGCGTTATGAAAGTTATAAACATCTTGTAGATGCAATTGTAACCGAAAAAACAGTATAA
- a CDS encoding protein BatD, producing MVKLKSHITLLIILFILITTYFSYAQEVQFTAATKSFVTVGEQFRVMFSVNAKATTLKPPSMEGFTVLMGPSTSTSSNIQVINGQVSQSVNYSYTFVLQATKEGKYTFEPAEVIVDGKTYKSNALTIEVLKGNPNNNQQGNQNQNQTNNTGTVSNDDIFVRVNLNKTNVTQGEQIVATISIYTRLNLVGFEDMKFPSFKGFWSDDLENPTQVNLKQEKYNGTVYQVGVLKKTLLTPQHAGDIVIDPYELTCVVQQKVNRSRQSFFDDFFGSYQNIKKKLVSPAVTVHVKGLPGNKPAGFSGAVGSFKLEATLDNKNPKTNEAISYSLKLSGNGNLKLAEVPKINFPSDFEQYDPKTTNNVSPSAAGTSGSKIINYLLIPRHPGEYKIPSVNFSYYDLTSQSYKTLETPEFTVNVDKDTSASSQSAIVSEFTKEDVKFLGSDIHYIKPVINDLKEKNKYLISEPTFYLSYPFAMGLFIFLIIWRRKQIKQNADIAATKNRKANSVAKKRLILASKYLKENNKDLFYEELSRALWGYISDKLIIPVAELSKDKANEELQKKNISTETISQINGIIDNCEFARYSPVSDNTQMNDIYNNATELIGKLEQNLR from the coding sequence ATGGTTAAATTAAAATCACATATTACATTATTAATAATATTGTTTATTCTCATAACAACTTATTTTAGTTATGCACAGGAAGTTCAGTTTACTGCTGCAACCAAAAGTTTTGTTACAGTTGGAGAGCAATTTAGGGTAATGTTTTCTGTTAATGCTAAAGCAACAACTCTAAAGCCACCATCAATGGAAGGTTTTACAGTATTAATGGGACCAAGCACTTCGACTAGCAGTAATATTCAGGTAATTAACGGACAAGTTTCTCAATCCGTAAATTATTCTTATACATTTGTATTGCAAGCTACAAAAGAAGGAAAATACACATTTGAACCTGCTGAAGTTATTGTAGATGGTAAAACATATAAATCAAATGCATTAACTATTGAAGTTTTAAAAGGAAATCCGAATAACAATCAACAGGGAAATCAGAATCAAAATCAGACAAATAATACCGGTACTGTTTCTAATGATGACATATTTGTTAGAGTTAATTTAAACAAAACAAATGTTACACAAGGTGAACAAATTGTTGCTACCATTTCAATATATACTAGATTAAATCTTGTAGGTTTTGAAGATATGAAATTTCCTTCATTCAAAGGATTCTGGAGCGATGATCTGGAAAATCCCACACAGGTAAATTTAAAACAAGAAAAATATAATGGAACTGTTTATCAGGTGGGAGTTCTTAAAAAGACTTTATTAACACCTCAGCATGCAGGAGATATTGTTATAGACCCATATGAATTAACCTGCGTTGTCCAACAAAAAGTAAATAGAAGTCGCCAAAGTTTTTTTGATGATTTTTTTGGAAGCTATCAAAATATTAAAAAGAAGCTTGTCAGTCCTGCTGTTACAGTTCATGTAAAAGGATTACCAGGAAATAAACCTGCTGGTTTTAGCGGTGCTGTAGGTAGTTTTAAATTAGAAGCAACATTAGATAATAAAAATCCGAAAACAAATGAAGCTATTTCTTATTCTTTAAAATTGTCTGGAAACGGTAATTTAAAACTAGCCGAAGTTCCTAAAATCAATTTCCCTTCAGACTTTGAACAATATGATCCAAAAACTACAAATAATGTGTCTCCTTCTGCTGCCGGCACATCGGGTTCCAAAATAATTAATTACTTATTAATACCAAGGCATCCAGGTGAATATAAAATACCTTCAGTAAATTTCAGTTACTACGACTTAACCAGTCAGAGCTATAAAACTCTTGAAACACCTGAATTCACAGTAAATGTAGATAAAGACACTAGCGCATCGTCACAATCTGCAATAGTTTCTGAGTTTACAAAAGAAGATGTTAAATTTTTAGGATCAGATATTCATTATATCAAACCAGTAATAAACGATCTTAAAGAAAAAAATAAATATTTAATTTCTGAACCCACATTTTATTTATCTTATCCATTTGCAATGGGTTTATTTATTTTTCTGATTATCTGGAGAAGAAAACAAATAAAACAAAATGCAGATATAGCTGCAACAAAGAACAGAAAAGCCAATAGTGTTGCTAAAAAGAGACTTATACTTGCCAGTAAATACTTAAAAGAAAATAATAAAGATTTATTCTACGAAGAACTTTCACGTGCATTATGGGGTTATATAAGCGATAAACTTATTATTCCTGTTGCAGAGCTGTCTAAAGATAAAGCAAACGAAGAACTTCAAAAGAAAAATATTTCAACAGAAACTATTTCTCAAATAAACGGAATTATTGATAATTGTGAGTTTGCAAGATATTCCCCTGTATCAGACAATACACAAATGAACGATATTTATAACAACGCAACAGAACTAATTGGCAAACTCGAACAAAACCTTAGATAA
- a CDS encoding LysR family transcriptional regulator gives MKSHKLNNFRVEYKIWLDDATGEGILGEGKIALLKHIEKTNSLVAAASELKVSYRKAWGDIKNAESLLGIQLIDRKRGGDCGGTSTLTDEAKKIVEAWDKLHQKVDIAVEDIIVEFKKFIKNK, from the coding sequence ATGAAATCACACAAGCTTAACAATTTTAGAGTAGAGTATAAAATATGGCTCGATGATGCAACTGGTGAAGGCATTCTTGGAGAAGGAAAAATTGCATTATTAAAACATATAGAGAAAACAAATTCTTTAGTTGCTGCTGCTAGTGAATTAAAAGTTAGCTACAGAAAAGCATGGGGCGATATTAAAAATGCTGAAAGTCTCTTAGGTATTCAGCTTATTGATAGAAAAAGGGGAGGTGACTGTGGAGGAACATCGACATTAACTGATGAAGCAAAAAAAATTGTTGAAGCTTGGGATAAACTTCATCAAAAAGTTGATATTGCTGTAGAAGATATCATTGTGGAGTTTAAGAAGTTTATTAAAAATAAATAA